From the Kitasatospora atroaurantiaca genome, the window GGGAGAGCCAGAGCATCACCAGCACCGACATGCCGAACATCAGGAAGTTGCCGGTCATCATCGGCAGCATGGAGAGCAGGCCGTTGATCAACTGCAGGTCGGAGGTTGCCCGGCCGACCACCTGTCCGGTGTCGAGGCGGTCCTGGCGGTCACCGTCCAGGCGGGTGAGCGAGCGGAAGAGATCGCTGCGCAGGTCGTGCTGGACGTCCAGGGCGAGCTGACCACCGTAGTAGCGGCGGACCTGGGTGCAGAGGAAGACGAGGACGGCGGCGAGCAGCAGCAGCACCGCCCACGGGCCGAGCGGCCGGGTGTGGGTGGTGATGACGTCGTCGATGATCAACTTGGTGATCAGCGGGACGACCGACGTGATCGCCATGCCGACGAGCGAGGCCCCGAAGGAGAACAGCACATTCCGGCGGTAGTGCCAGCAGTAACCGGCGAGCCTGGTCAGCCAGCCGGCCCCGGCAGACCGGCGGCCCGCTCGAGGTGGTGCCGCCGCCTCGGGGTGAGACGGCGCCTCCGGGTGGGGTTCCGTCGGGCCGGATGCCGAGGAGGGGCCGGACGGTTCGCGGTGGGCGCTGCCGCCCTGGGAAAGCTCCGCAGTGGATCCGTGAGTCTCAGGCATATTTAGGGATACTAACCATTCCGTCGACCGATCGTCCATCGTGATTCGACGGGCGTGCATGAGACCCGAACAGCGCCGGACCGCGCCTGCTTCCCGCCTCCACCAGCTTGTACGACCGGCGCGGCACACCGCACCCGGCATCGGCCCCGCTCGCCACCTCCATTGGTCCTAGTCCCAGCCGGAGGAGCACGCACAGCGGGACGCGTCAGGCGGCAGCCTCCGCCTCCGCAGTCGTGGCCGCTGCGGCGAACGCCCCCTGCGCCAGGCTGTGCAGAAGCGCGGCCATCCCGTCGCGAGGCAGCCCGGCGGCCCGTTCGCTGTGCGTGGACTGCGGGCCCGCACTGTGCGGGGTCGAGTTGAGCAGGCCGAACACCGCATGCACCGCGGCGCGCGCGACCGGCTCGGCCTCGGGCTTCGCCAGGGCGGGGAACGCCTCGCGGACCACCTCGACCCAGAGCTCGACGTAGCCGCGCTGGAGCCGCCGGACGCGCCGCCGGTCCTCCTCCTTGAGGTGGAGCAGCTCGCGGTCGTGCAGGATGATCAGGTCCCGGTCGTCGAGCGCGAAGTCGACGTGCCCGCTGATCAGGGCGTCCAGCGCGCCGGCCGCGCCCGCGGCGTCACCCGCCCGGCGGCGCCCCTCCTCGAGCAGTCGCTCACTGATGCCGACCAGGAGGTCGGCGAGCATCGCGTCCTTGCCGGAGAAGTGCCGGTACAGGCCCGGCCCACTGATCCCGACGGCCTTGCCGATCTCGTCGACACCGACCCCCAGGAAGCCGCGGGCGGCGAACAGCCGGGCAGCCTCCTTCCGGATCTGGTCGCGGCGTGGGAGCGCGGAGGCAGCTTGGACGTTCGGCATGCTGCCCATCGTAGACAGTCGGGTTATCGGCGGTTAACCTGGCCGCAAGAGTTAACGCTCATTAACTTGGGGCGGCGGACCTACCTGTCCGCGTGCCCGCCTGGCTCCGAGGGCAAGGGAGCTCTTGGGATGGTCCTCTCAACCGTCGGATCGGCTACCGACCCAGCAGCCGGTACGATCGCGGATCCGTTCGCCGGTCCGCCCGCTCACAACGCGGGCGCCACCGGCGCAGCCGCCGCGCCCGCTCCCCGACTGGAGAGCGCGGCCGACCCCGGCTCGGCGGCGTACCGCGCGAACACCGCCGCGCATCAGGCGCTGGTCGCCGAGCTGCGCGAGAAGCTCGCGGCTGCGGCCCTGGGTGGCGGCGCCAAGGCCCGCGCCCGGCACACCGCCCGCGGCAAGCTGCTGCCACGCGAGCGCGTCGACACCCTGCTGGACCCGGCCTCCCCCTTCCTCGAGCTCAGCCCACTGGCGGCCGACGGGCTCTACGACGGTGCGGCCCCCGCAGCAGGCGTGATCGCCGGCATCGGGCGGGTGGCCGGCCGCGAGGTCGTGGTGGTTGCCAACGATGCAACCGTCAAGGGCGGCACCTACTACCCGATGACGGTCAAGAAGCACCTCCGTGCCCAGGAGGTGGCGCTGGAGAACCGGCTGCCCTGCCTCTACCTGGTGGACTCCGGCGGCGCGTTCCTTCCCATGCAGGACGAGGTCTTCCCGGACCGCGACCACTTCGGGCGGATCTTCTACAACCAGGCGCGCCTCTCCGCCGCCGGGATCCCGCAGATCGCGGCGGTGCTCGGCTCGTGCACCGCGGGCGGCGCGTACGTCCCTGCGATGAGCGACCAAGCCGTGATCGTCCGCAACCAGGGCACCATCTTCCTGGGCGGGCCTCCGCTGGTGAAGGCGGCGACCGGCGAGGTCGTCACCGCCGAGGAGCTGGGCGGAGGTGACCTCCACTCCCGGACCTCGGGCGTGACCGACCATCTGGCCGAGGACGACGCCCATGCGCTGTCCATCGTCCGGACGATCGTCGCCGGGCTGGGCGCAGCCCCTGCCAAGCCCTGGCCACTCACCCCGGCGGAGCCCCCGGCGGTCGACCCGGCGGGGCTCTACGGCGCGGTGCCCGTCGACCCGCGCACGCCGTACGACGTCCGCGAGGTGATCGCCCGACTGGTGGACGGCAGCCGGTTCGCCGAGTTCAAGGCGGAGTACGGCGCCACCCTGGTCACCGGCTTCGCCAAGATTCACGGCCACCCGGTCGGCATCGTGGCCAACAACGGTGTGCTGTTCGCCGAGTCGGCCCTCAAGGGAGCCCACTTCATCGAGCTGTGCGACCAGCGCGGCATCCCCCTCCTCTTCCTGCAGAACATCACCGGCTTCATGGTCGGGCGGCAGTACGAGGCGGGCGGCATCGCCAAGCACGGCGCCAAGATGGTCACAGCCGTCGCCTGCACCCGGGTGCCGAAGCTGACGGTGGTGATCGGCGGCTCGTACGGGGCCGGCAACTACTCGATGTGCGGGCGGGCGTACTCACCTCGCTTCCTGTGGATGTGGCCCGGCGCGAAGATCTCGGTGATGGGCGGTGAGCAGGCGGCCTCCGTCCTCGCCACCGTCCGCCGGGACCAGCTGGAAGCTCACGGCGAGGAGTGGCCCACCGAGGCGGAGGAGGAGTTCAAGCGCCCCGTCCGGGAGCAGTACGAGCGGCAGGGCAACGCGTACTACGCCACGGCTCGGCTCTGGGACGACGGCGTGATCGACCCGATGGACACCCGCACCGTGCTCGGACTTGCGCTCACCGCCTGCTCGAACGCCCCGCTGGCCGCACCGCGCCCGTACGGCGTATTCCGGATGTGAGCCCGGCCGGCCGGGTGGCCGGGCAGCGATGTTCCAGCTGCTCCCCCGCCCGGTCGGTCCCGGCACCGCCGCTCTCTTCCCTTCCCCACGGCTCCCCTCGACCCGGAGGATCGCCTCCCATGTTCGACACTGTTCTGGTCGCCAACCGAGGCGAGATCGCCGTTCGGGTGATCCGCACCCTCCGGCAGCTCGGAGTGCGGTCGGTCGCCGTCTTCAGCGACGCCGACGCCGATGCGCCGCACGTCCGCGAGGCCGACCTGGCGGTCCGGCTCGGTCCGGCCGACCGCAGCGACAGCTCTGCGGTCGAGACCTACCTGCGGACCGACCAGATCCTGGCGGCGGCCCGCCGTACCGGCGCCCAGGCCGTCCACCCGGGCTACGGCTTCCTCGCCGAGAACTCGGCCTTCGCCCGCGCCTGTGCGGAGGCCGGTCTGGTCTTCATCGGTCCGCCGCCGGGTGCGGTGGAGCTGATGGGGGACAAGATCAATGCGAAGGAGGCCGTACGCGCCGCAGGCGTACCGGTGGTCCCCGGCAGCCAGGGCGGCGCCCCGACCGACGCGGAACTCACCGCGGCAGCCGCCGAGATCGGCTACCCGGTGCTGCTCAAGCCGTCCGCCGGCGGCGGCGGCAAGGGCATGCGGCTCGTCCGGGACCCGGCGGACCTCGCCGGTGAACTGACCGCCGCCCGCCGGGTCGCCCGTACGGCCTTCGGGGACGACACCCTGCTGCTCGAACGCTGGGTCGACCGGCCCCGGCACATCGAGGTCCAGGTCCTTGCCGACACCCACGGCAGGACCGTGCACCTCGGCGAACGCGAGTGCAGTCTGCAACGCCGACACCAGAAGCTGATCGAAGAGGCACCCTCCGTCCTGTTGAACCCGGAGACCCGGGCCGCCATGGGCGCGGCAGCCGTCCGCGCGGCCGAGGCCTGCGGCTACACCGGTGCGGGCACTGTGGAGTTCATCGTGCCCGGCATCGACCCCGACGGGCCGGCCCCCGAGGGCGTGCTGGACTTCTTCTTCATGGAGATGAACACCCGTCTCCAGGTGGAGCACCCCGTCACCGAGCTGGCCATCGCGGTGGGCGCCGACACCCCGCACCCGCAGCGGCTCGACCTGGTCGAGTGGCAGCTCAGGATCGCCGCCGGCGAGGACCTGCCCTTCACCCAGTCGGACATCTCCTTCCAGGGCCACGCGATCGAGGCCCGGATCTGCGCCGAGGACCCGGACCGCGACTTCCTGCCCACCGGCGGCCAGATCCTGGTCCTCGACGAACCGCGGGGCACCGGCATCCGGGTGGACTCCGGTGTCGGCCCGGGCACCGAGATCAGCAGCCTCTACGACCCGATGCTGGCCAAGGTCATCGCGTACGGGCCCGACCGCCCGACCGCTCTCCGCCGGCTCCGCGCGGCGCTCGCGGACACCCGGATCCTCGGAGTGACCACCAACTCCGGTTACCTGCGGCGGCTGCTCGCCCACCCCGACGTCGCAGCCGGCCGACTCGACACCGGCCTGGTCGAGCGGACCGCGGAGCAGCACCCCGAGCTGCTGGCCTCGCCGTACACCCGAACCGTTTCCGATCATCCGACAGAACTGCCGGCACCGGGGGCGGCGCCCTCCGAGCAGGGCGGCACCGAGGTTTCGCCTCCTTCCGTCTCCGCCGTGGAAACGCTGTACTACGCGGCCGCGCTGACCCGGCACCTGGCGCTCGCTCCGGCCACCGCCTCCAACGGCTGGAGCGATCCCTTCTCCGTCCCGTCCGGCTGGCGCCTGGGCGGCGAACCGGCCTGGACCACCCACCGGCTCCGCCTCCCGGGACACGACCCGGTCTCCGTCCTCGTACGACCCGTTGCCGGCCGCAACGTATCCGAGGCCACTGACAATTCCTCAGACAGCACCCCTGAACTGCAGGTTCGTCTTGGTGACGGGCCGATCCGGCAGGCCCGGGCCACCCGGACCGTCGGCCGGCTGCATCTCACCGTCGACGGTCTGCAGACCACGTTTGCACACGCCACCGACAACGGCCCCGCCACCACCGTCGGCCCGGTGACCTGGCTCGGTGTCGACGGCGACGCCTGGGCGGTGCACCCGTACGACCCGGTCGCCGACCGGACCGGAGCCGCGGCCGCCCACCACGGCGCGCTCACGGCCCCGATGCCAGGCACCGTCACGGTGGTCAAGGCCACCCTCGGCGAGCAGGTCCGGCGCGGGCAACCACTGATGGTCCTGGAGGCCATGAAGATGGAACACGTGATCTCGGCGCCGCACGACGGCACCGTCACCGAACTGCGGGCCACCGCCGGCGCCACCGTCGCCATGGAGGAGCTGCTGGCCGTCGTGACCCCCGACGAGGACCTCTCCGGCGAGGCTGCATCATGACCACCCCCGCAGAACAGATCAGCGCAGCGCGAAACGGCGCACCGCAGGCCGGCTCGCACGAGCCCGACGCCCTCGAACTCGGTCTGCCCGCCCCCGTGCGCGAGCCGGGCCTGCCCGCCCGGGTACGGATCCACGAGGTGGGGCCGCGCGACGGGCTGCAGAACGAGAGCTCGCTCGTCCCGGTCGAGGTGAAGGCCGAGTTCATCACCCGGCTGGCGGCCACCGGGCTGCGTACCGTCGAGGCCACCAGCTTCGTCCACCCGAAGTGGGTCCCCCAGCTGGCCGACGCGGAGGACCTGATGCCGCAGCTGGGCGAGCTGCCGGGCCGTCACCCCGGCCTGCGACTGCCGGTCCTGGTGCCGAACGAACGCGGTCTCGACCGTGCTCTCGCGCACCACGTCACCGACATCGCGGTCTTCGCCAGCGCGACCGAGACCTTCGCCCGGCGAAACCTCAACCGCTCTGCGGACGAGGTGCTGACGATGTTCCGCCCGGTCGTGGAGCGGGCGGCCGAGGCGGGTGTCCCGACGCGCGGCTACCTGTCGATGTGCTTCGGCGACCCGTGGGAGGGCCCGGTCCCGCAGGCGCAGGTGATCGACTTCGGCGTGCGGCTGCTGGAGCTTGGGTGCACCGAGCTGAGCCTCGGCGACACCATCGGCGTGGCCACTCCGGGCCAGGTCACCGCGCTGCTGGAAGGCTTCGCCCGGGCCGGGGTACCGACCGAGCGGATCGCCGTCCACTTCCACGACACGTACGGCCAGGCGCTGGCCAACACCCTCGCCGCGCTGCGCAGCGGGGTGACCACGGTGGACGCCTCTGCGGGCGGCCTGGGCGGCTGCCCGTACGCCAAGAGCGCCACCGGCAATCTGGCCACCGAGGACCTCGTCTGGATGCTGCACGGCCTCGGCATCGAGACCGGCGTGGACCTGCGCGCGCTGGTCGCGGCCAGCGGGTGGATGGCTCAGCAGCTCGGCCGTCCCAGCCCCTCCAGGGCCGTCCAGGCGCTGTACAGCCACCCGGCCTGACCGCTTCCTTCAGGTTCCTTCGGGCCGCTCACTCCACGGCCCCGCTCACTTGGGGGCCCTGCTCACTCGAGGGCCCCGCCCTTCCCCATCCTTCAGGGCCTCGCCCTTCCCATCGACAACACCGGCCTTCCGGGCCGCGATCCAGGAGGATCACCATGCTCGACCACCGACTGGACCACGAGTACGAGGAACTTCGCCGCACGGTGGCCGAGTTCGCCCAGGACCTGGTCGCCCCGAAGATCGGCGAGTTCTACGAGCACGGGGAGTTCCCGTACGAGATCGTCCGCGAGATGGCCCGGATGGGCCTCTTCGGGCTGCCCTTCCCCGAGGAGTACGGCGGCATGGGCGGCGACTACTTCGCCCTCGGCCTCGTGCTGGAGGAGCTGGCGCGGGTCGACTCCTCGGTCGCCATCACACTCGAGGCGGCCGTGTCGCTGGGCGCGATGCCGATCTACCGCTTCGGCACGGAGGAGCAGAAGCGCGAGTGGCTGCCCCGGCTGACCTCGGGCGAGATGCTGGGCGCCTTCGGCCTGACCGAGCCCGAGGGCGGATCGGACGCCGGCGCGACCCGTACCACCGCCCGGTACGACGAGGCCACCGACGAGTGGGTGATCAACGGCACGAAGTGCTTCATCACCAACTCGGGGACGGACATCACCGGCCTGGTCACCGTGACCGCCCTGACCGAACCGATCGCTCGTTCGAGTGAAGACGGCTCGGATCTCTCGCCATCGCGCGAAATCTCTTCCATCATCGTGCCCACCGGTACCCCTGGCTTCACGGTTTCGAAGAAGTACTCCAAGGTCGGGTGGAACGCCTCCGACACCCGCGAACTGTCCTTCACCGACTGCCGCGTCCCTGCGGCCAACCTGCTCGGTACGCGTGGCCGCGGCTACGCCCAGTTCCTGCGGATCCTCGACGAGGGCCGCATCGCCATCGCAGCCCTGGCCACCGGCCTGGCCCAGGGGTGCGTCGACCAGTCGCTCCAGTACGCCGCCACCCGCCGCGCCTTCGGCCGCCCGATCGGCGCCAACCAGGTCATCCAGTTCAAGCTCGCCGACATGGAGATGCGCGCCCACACCGCCCGCCTGGCCTGGCGGGACGCCGCCTCCCGGCTGCTGCACAACGAGCCCTTCAAGAAGGAGGCCGCGATCGCCAAGCTGTACTCCTCCGAGGCTGCCGTCGACAACGCCAGGGAGGCCACCCAGATCCACGGCGGCTACGGCTTCATGAACGAGTTCCCGGTCGCCCGCTTCTGGCGTGACTGCAAGATCCTGGAGATCGGGGAGGGCACCTCCGAGGTCCAGCGGATGCTCATCGCGCGGGAGTTGGGCATGACCTCCTGAGTCTGCGCCCGGTTACCCGCTCCACCGTCGGCCACGTTCAATCACCGACTGCCCCACCACGCACCAACCACGACCGCTGGACGCCCGGCACACCTCTGTGAGGCCCGAGACTCCCTCACATGTGTGCCGGCGTCCGCTCCGGCGAGACGGCCACGCATCGGCCCCGACACCCCGTCAAAGCCTGCGGGTTCACCGACTGCACGTCAGGGAATGACGATGACCGGCCGGTTGGCCCGGCGCGCCAACCTGCCCGAGACCGAACCGAAGAGCTTGCCTAGCAGCCCGTGGGTACTCCCCACCACGATCGCGTCGGCGGCGTACTCCCGGCCGACCTCCTCGATCTCGTGACAGATGTCCCCGCCCCGCTCCACCAGGATCCACGGCACGCCGGCCAGGTAGTCGGCGCAGGCCAACTCCAGTCCGAGGATCTCCGTCCGGTGATCCGGAAGATCGACGAAGACCGGCGGCTCACAACCGGCCCAGACCGTCGCCGGCAGGCGGTTGGCCACATGGACGATCACCAGCCCGCACTGGGAGCGGCGGGCCATGCCGACCGCGTACGCAAGCGCCCGCTCGCTCGAGAGGGAGCCGTCGAACCCCACCACCACACCATGCTGGAAGACCGGGTCGCAGGCGCGCGCCGCCTGCTCCTGAACCGAGGGCTCGTCCACCCCGCCCGGCCGGCCGACCGCCGACCCCGCGCCGTCCGTCACCGCGCCCTCCGCCCGCTCTTCCCTGTGCTCGCCCCTCCGCTGCCGCGGCTTCGGCCAACCGCGGCGCACGACGTCGCGGGCGAAAACGGCCGCTGACCGCCGGACGTCCGGCGCGCACGACGAGGACTCGTCGACCGGCCGGGCGACGACATTCGCGTCAGCGGATCTGGGGGGCTCAAAACCAGCCATGGCTCAAAGCTCTTCGAGTGAGATGGGCCGACAGGGAAGGACAAAGCTGCCCAGGCAACAAGCCCACCCACGACACCGAGCCGGTCTCTGCCGAGCGCCACCGAATGTGACCTATTCCTTTCAGAGTACGACGGAGGCGAGGCCCAGCCCAGCAGCAGAGCCCCGAAACGGCAACGATCCCGCTAACGGAGGATGCGTGCGCCGCGCCTTTCACGCCCCCCTGCTACCGGCGGTCCGGCGCCCGCCCGAGAAGGAGGTTCCCTGGAGCTTGGCCGAGGAGGCTCTCCAATGCAACAGCCCGACAACACAACGTGACCGGACTGTCATCGACCGGTACCGTGCCCATCCGGGCCCTCCCGAGACCCTCGCGAAATCCTGCGCAGACACAGCGTCCCCGTCAGGCGCAGTGATCTCCTGCGTCCTCCGTATTCACTCTGTCCCCTAGATCCGGTAGATCCGCTACCTCCAGGACGCTCCGGTTTTCGGCCATTTCGATCCAGTTCGGGCCGTCGATTGGCAATTGCCATCTGCATACCCCGGAGCACTGGCAGCATGCAGCGCATGCCGCTGCTGCTGTTCGACCTCGACAACACCCTCCTGCCCCGAGACGCCGCGTTCAGAGCCTGGGCGCAGGACTTCCTGGACGAACACCGTCTACCACCCGGCGACCTGAGCTGGTTCACCACCATCGACGGCGGCGGCTACGTGCCCCGCGGCACGGTACTTGGGGCCATCAAGCGCCGCTACGGCCTCGACCACTCCACCGAACTGCTCCTCGCCCACTACCGGCGGGGCATCAACTCCCACATCCACTGCCCCGCCTCGCACATCGACGCGCTGCACACCGCGAGGGCCGCCGGATGGACTCTCGGCATCGTCAGCAACGGCGGCACCCGCCCCCAGTTGGAGAAGATCCGCCGCACCGGCCTCGGCCCGCTGGTGGACGGCTGGGTGATCTCCGAGGAGGCCCGATGTCTCAAACCTGACCCGCAGATCTTCGAGATCGCCGCGCAACGCTGCGGCGTTCCACCGACCGCCGACTGGACCTCGCACACCTGGATGATCGGCGACTACGCGCCGGCCGACATCGCGGGCGCCGAGGTGACCGGCCTCCGCAGTGTCTGGCTCCACCATGGCCGCCCCTGGGCCGAATCGGGCTACCGGCCCACCCTCAGTGCTGCCGGCCTGCCCGAGGCCGTCGGCCTGGTCCTGACGGCACGTAACGCACCGAGCCTCCGACCGAACCCGCGCCGCTCCGTCCGCCCGGCGGTCGCCACAGCCGACGCCGCTCCCGTCCAGCTGGCGGGCGCCCCTGCCGCTGCTCCGGCCTCCGAACGCATCCGTCACGCCGGCGAGTACAACGGCGAGTACGAGATCGAGCGCCCAACCGGCCGGTACGCCGTGCCCCGCTCCTCTGCGTCCGCCCCTGCCCCTGCCCCCGTTCTGGCCCCGGTTCTGGCCCCGGCCCCGACACCCGTCTCAGCACTCGGCCCGCGACCGGCTGCGGCGGCGACCACAGCACCCGGGCGGACCACGGCCGCCACCGTCCCGCCCTTCCCCGCCAACAAGACCGGCGCAGCTGCCGTGCGCCGCGTCGCGGCCGTCCGCATCCCTGACGGCACCGCCGGTTAGGCCCTGTCCGACGATTCGCGTCAGATCAGCGCGCGGGGGTGGGCGCCCGGCGGGAACTATCGGACAGGGCCTAACGCCACCAGCGGGTCACGCCCTGCTCGGTGAAGCCCAGCCTGCGGTACAGCGGTTCACCGAGCAGGGTGGCCACCAAGGTGGTCACCCGCCCGGGGTGGGCGGCCAGTGCCTCGGCCACCGCCGCGCGGGCGATGCCCTGAGACCGGTGCTCCGGCAGGGTGGCCACCCAGTAGACGCCGACCGTCTCCCCGTCGTCATAGGTCATACAGCCGCCGGCCGGCCGGCCGTCCACCCGCCCCAGCCATGCCCGGTAGCCGGGGAGCGTGAGCAGCCCCGGCGGAAGCAGCTCACCCCGTACCCAGGGCTGCCTGGCCGCCACGGGGAACCCCTCGACCACGGCCCGCTCCACGGCTGCCAGATCCTCGTCGTCCCGGACCTCGTCGACCGTCAGCCCGGCGGCCGTCCGATCGGAGATCCCCAGGCCTGATGCGTCCTCGGGTTCGCGGGCCATCACCGCCATCTGAAGGGAGGCCTCGCGGCCGAACCGCGCGAGGTCCAGTCCCCCGTACGGGTCCTCGAGGCAGAGCTGAACCGTTCCCCAGGTACGGAACAGCTCCGTCAACTCCGCCACCAGTTCCCCGGCTTCGCCGTACGGCCGGGTGATCACGACGCGATGGGCGTCAGCCGCGTCCCGGGCACAGCGGACAGCCGTGTACCCCGCGCTCCGGATGTGCTCCCACCCGTGCACGCGGGCCTGGCCGAGCCAGAAGGCGGCGGCATTGTCGTTGGCCTGTTCGAGCCGGCTGCGCATCTCCATGGAGCGACCCTAACCGTGCGGCCCGACGGCCTGCCCTGGCCCCTCTTTGGCTGCACAGCGGCTCACAGCGGCGCACATCCGCTCCCCGCGCGCCCCTGTTGCGAACCGCCTATTTTCAGTCAATCTCGGGACAGGTCATCACCGTTGGGCAAAGCCGCAGCCCAGACCATCCGGCAGGGCGCACCGCACCACACTCCCCGGAGACAGGTCGTGCGACAACAAGCCACCGTTCCTCCCGCCCCCTTCCCAGAGGGGTCGACGGGTGCCACGCTTCGTGATCGAATGCATCACGCCAAATTGCCATGTCGACATAGCGTCGGATGGTGAACTTGTCACAACGGCAACGGTCCACCCAGTAGATTCGATCTTGGCGAGCAGTGCAGCACCACCACACCACACCACCGAGGGGGCTGGAGCGCCTTGAGCAGGGTGAGCAGGAGCGACGCGGGTCCTGACGGCGGCCAGTCGCCGTCCGGCCGCACGAGCCGGGCTTCGAGAAGCGACGCGACCGCACAACAGGCCGCACCCACCTCGGCGTCGAGACTTCCCCACAACTCTCAGGGCACCCACGGCAGCCACGCCACCCACCCTGGTCATGCAGCACAGCCTTCAAAGGCTCATCATGGCCCCCAGTCGTCCCAACCGTCCTACCCTGCCCAGTCGTCGCATGCGTCGCGGGCCGGACATCAGGTGCCTCTCAACTCGACTTCGGGGCCACAGGGGTTCGCACCGCAAGCCCTGGGCGGCGGGTCATTCGCGGGCCAAACTACCGATTCGGTAACCGGGCTGACCCTTGGTCCGGCCACCGCGCCGGTGACCGCCTACGCCACCACGGCCGCCCTCTCGCAAGCCGCGAGCCCGCTCCAGAGCCAGATCCCGGCCCAGCTGCCACATCAACTCCCGGTCCAGCACGGTGGTCCCGCAGCCTCGATGGCAGCTGCGGCAACGGCAGGCACCACGGGCGCCTCGACTCCCGGCCTCGCTCCCGCACCTCGGAAGCTGTCCGGGCGGCGGCGCCGCGAGACCGTTGCCGTCCTGATCTTCGGCGGGGCCCCGATCTTCGAGAGCTCGATCCCGCTCTCGGTCTTCGGGGTGGACCGCCAGGATGCCGGGGTCCCCCGGTACCGCCTGCTGGTCTGCGCCGGCGAGGACGGCCCGCTCGCCACCACCGGCGGGCTGACCCTCACCGCCCCCTACGGCCTGGAGGCCCTCTCCCGCGCGGGGACCATCGTGGTGCCCGCCTGGCGGTCGATCTCCCAACCGCCGCCCGTCGAGGCGATCGCCGCCCTGCGCAAGGCCCACCACGAGGGCGCCCGGATCATCGGCCTCTGCACCGGTGCATTCGTCCTCGCGGCCGCCGGCCTGCTGGACGGCCGCCCGGCCACGACGCACTGGATGTACGCGCCGACCCTGGCCAAGCGCTACCCGCGCGTCCATGTCGACCCTCGCGAACTCTTCGTCGACGACGGCGATGTGCTCACCTCCGCCGGAACGGCGGCCGGCATCGACCTCTGCCTCCATGTCGTGCGGAGCGACCACGGGGCCGAGGCCGCCAATGCGCTGGCCCGTCGGCTGGTCGTGCCGAGCCGGCGCGGGGGCGGCGGGCAGGCCCAGTACATCGAC encodes:
- a CDS encoding GNAT family N-acetyltransferase, which translates into the protein MEMRSRLEQANDNAAAFWLGQARVHGWEHIRSAGYTAVRCARDAADAHRVVITRPYGEAGELVAELTELFRTWGTVQLCLEDPYGGLDLARFGREASLQMAVMAREPEDASGLGISDRTAAGLTVDEVRDDEDLAAVERAVVEGFPVAARQPWVRGELLPPGLLTLPGYRAWLGRVDGRPAGGCMTYDDGETVGVYWVATLPEHRSQGIARAAVAEALAAHPGRVTTLVATLLGEPLYRRLGFTEQGVTRWWR